A genomic region of Cydia amplana chromosome 27, ilCydAmpl1.1, whole genome shotgun sequence contains the following coding sequences:
- the LOC134660581 gene encoding zinc finger protein 239-like, translated as MSTNLHSVHVVKEEALASEHIKEEASCEAAALAKLYSEHEVKEEFVLGPETMQRPKTVYTYCVPVEVDLKKDLAGAGGTADESESETAPCGSETEREQQVNNTLTSIDTLEVEPETEEPAGESGSETKESSGKLVLKAYICDTCQKMFSNAYHLNRHSRVHTGEKPYTCTICHNKFANSRNLNHHLRIHTGERPYECTVCEKKFTNSSSLHVHERIHTGERPHSCGTCGKQFAQRSTLVLHERTHTGEKPYQCKICPKSFIKLANLKLHERSHRGEKPYACKQCDKRFTQSMNLKLHERIHRQDTPETILQQQICTCSNISCDRHE; from the exons ATGTCTACCAACCTGCACTCCGTACATGTGGTTAAAGAAGAGGCGCTGGCATCGGAGCATATAAAGGAGGAGGCTTCATGTGAGGCCGCCGCGCTTGCCAAACTGTACTCGGAACATGAGGTTAAGGAAGAGTTTGTGCTGGGACCGGAGACCATGCAGCGGCCTAAAACAGTCTACACATATTGCG TGCCCGTCGAGGTGGACTTGAAAAAGGACCTCGCGGGGGCGGGGGGGACAGCAGACGAGTCTGAGAGCGAGACAGCACCATGCGGGAGTGAGACCGAGCGAGAACAACAAGTTAATAACACCCTGACGTCGATAGATACCCTCGAGGTGGAGCCTGAGACGGAGGAGCCTGCAGGCGAGAGTGGGAGCGAGACAAAAGAGTCGAGTGGCAAACTAGTACTCAAGGCTTACATCTGCGATACGTGCCaaaaaatgttttcaaatgCATACCATTTGAACAGACATTCTAGAGTCCACACAGGAGAAAAACCATACACCTGCACCATCTGCCATAATAAGTTCGCGAATTCACGGAATTTAAATCATCATCTACGAATACATACCGGAGAAAGACCGTACGAGTGCACGGTATGTGAAAAAAAGTTTACTAATTCGAGTTCTTTGCATGTACATGAACGTATTCACACGGGAGAGAGGCCACACTCGTGCGGAACTTGTGGGAAGCAGTTTGCACAAAGAAGCACGTTGGTACTTCACGAACGAACGCACACTGGGGAAAAGCCTTACCAGTGCAAGATATGTCCGAAGAGCTTTATAAAGTTGGCCAATTTGAAGTTACATGAGCGATCACACAGAGGGGAGAAACCATACGCGTGTAAACAATGTGACAAAAGATTCACACAATCGATGAATTTGAAGCTACATGAACGAATCCACAGGCAAGATACACCTGAAACGATTTTGCAGCAGCAGATCTGTACGTGTTCTAACATATcctgtgatcgtcacgaataa
- the LOC134660378 gene encoding transcription factor Ovo-like 2 — MEAVFMKTEPSWDGARPARPSDIHVTESAPIPEGNMCADMTPEAGVKLEPVALHAVYSRQEVADPRDVNVKQEDSKLREVVKKEPGSGDTSKLGGGGAAQHVDFTDDSEAGGSGMAGPRGNETADPCGSETADTCEKETAQEADLEQELVVLRKDRARSDKLAREHTEATSYSCLMCTRTFKCLTTYKQHMTNMHTGEKPFACEWCDWRFDDLNDFKRHLRTHKGLRHFKWRAIYRKFTKLHKPL; from the exons ATGGAGGCCGTGTTCATGAAGACGGAGCCCTCATGGGACGGGGCGCGGCCCGCCCGCCCCTCGGACATACACG TGACAGAGTCAGCCCCGATTCCAGAGGGAAACATGTGTGCCGACATGACTCCGGAGGCCGGTGTGAAGCTGGAACCAGTCGCACTGCATGCTGTTTACTCGCGGCAGGAGGTCGCTGACCCGCGGGATGTCAATGTGAAGCAAGAAGACAGTAAGCTGCGGGAGGTTGTGAAGAAGGAGCCAGGATCGGGGGATACAAGCAAGTTGGGTGGAGGGGGAGCGGCGCAGCATGTGGACTTTACGGATGACA GTGAAGCTGGTGGGAGCGGGATGGCAGGTCCTCGTGGAAACGAGACGGCAGATCCGTGTGGGAGTGAGACAGCAGACACATGCGAAAAAGAGACTGCACAGGAGGCGGATCTAGAGCAGG AGTTGGTCGTCCTGCGCAAGGACCGAGCGCGCTCCGACAAGCTGGCGCGCGAACACACAGAAGCGACCAGTTACTCGTGCCTCATGTGCACTAGAACCTTCAAGTGTTTAACCACTTACAAGCAACATATGACTAACATGCACACCGGTGAGAAACCCTTCGCCTGCGAGTGGTGCGACTGGCGGTTCGACGACTTAAACGATTTTAAGAGACATTTAAGAACTCACAAGGGTTTGAGGCACTTCAAATGGAGAGCCATCTACAGGAAGTTTACAAAACTCCATAAACCTTTATAA